In the Cydia fagiglandana chromosome 14, ilCydFagi1.1, whole genome shotgun sequence genome, one interval contains:
- the LOC134670653 gene encoding endoplasmic reticulum-Golgi intermediate compartment protein 2: MLRYRGKKNVIDKVKEFDAFPKVPEEYVDSTPVGGTFSVITFFIILWLIYSEVTYYLDSNLVFKFSPDTEMDEKLRINIDITVAMPCSNIGADILDSTSQSVFGFGELTEEDTWFELTQEQQDAFEAVKYLNSYLREEYHSVWQLLWKKGHGSVRATVPARKTKPNRRPDACRLHGILTLNKVAGNFHITAGKSLHLPRGHIHLNMLFDETPQNFSHRIHRLSFGSPANGIIYPLEGDEKITNDENMLYQYFIEVVPTDVDTAFESIKTYQYSVKELERPISHSKGSHGVPGIFFKYDMAALKINVYQERENFLQFILRLFSVIGGIYIIVGCFNAVVQKVQNIFIKKAAPSVLNHSQTFEKRPVQLNPLLMQTDLNVPLGIVKQ, from the coding sequence ATGCTCAGATATAGAGGAAAGAAGAATGTGATAGACAAAGTGAAGGAATTCGATGCATTTCCCAAAGTTCCGGAGGAATACGTCGACAGTACTCCAGTCGGCGGAACGTTTTCTGTTatcactttttttattatactgtggttaatTTATAGTGAAGTCACGTACTATTTggatagtaatttagtttttaaattcTCACCCGACACTGAAATGGACGAGAAACTGAGGATAAACATTGATATAACGGTCGCAATGCCGTGTTCAAACATTGGCGCTGATATTTTGGACTCGACGTCGCAAAGCGTGTTCGGTTTCGGTGAATTGACTGAAGAAGATACGTGGTTCGAGCTTACACAGGAGCAGCAAGATGCATTTGAAGCAGTGAAATACTTAAATTCATATTTAAGGGAGGAGTACCATTCTGTATGGCAATTATTGTGGAAAAAAGGCCATGGATCTGTTCGGGCTACTGTACCAGCTAGGAAAACGAAGCCAAATAGAAGACCAGACGCATGCAGACTACACGGTATACTTACTTTGAACAAAGTAGCTGGCAATTTTCACATAACTGCCGGTAAAAGTTTACATTTGCCCCGCGGTCATATTCACTTGAACATGCTGTTTGATGAAACACCGCAGAACTTCAGTCACAGAATACACAGACTCAGCTTTGGCAGTCCTGCGAATGGAATTATATATCCGCTGGAAGGTGACGAAAAAATTACTAATGATGAAAACATGCTGTATCAGTATTTTATTGAAGTTGTGCCAACAGATGTAGATACAGCATTTGAATCGATCAAGACTTATCAGTACTCAGTCAAGGAGTTGGAAAGACCGATCAGCCATTCAAAAGGCTCCCATGGAGTCCCGGGGATTTTCTTTAAATATGATATGGCGGCATTAAAAATTAATGTTTACCAAGAGAGAGAAAACTTCCTTCAGTTTATATTAAGACTGTTCTCTGTCATTGGTGGTATTTACATTATTGTAGGTTGCTTTAATGCTGTAGTACAGAAAGtacaaaacatatttattaagaAAGCAGCGCCATCTGTGTTAAATCACAGTCAGACATTTGAAAAAAGACCAGTTCAATTAAATCCGTTGCTAATGCAGACGGACCTGAATGTTCCTTTAGGGATAGTGAAGCAATGA